From a region of the Oryza sativa Japonica Group chromosome 6, ASM3414082v1 genome:
- the LOC9267339 gene encoding metal transporter Nramp3, whose amino-acid sequence MSGPMQRSSQPQFISSVERNNQSNGPGTPLIDSIDVDQIVIPEKNSWKNLFSYIGPGFLVSIAYIDPGNFETDLQAGAQYKYELLWIILIASCAALIIQSLAARLGVVTGKHLAEHCRAEYPKATNFILWILAELAVVACDIPEVIGTAFALNMLFKIPVWCGVLITGLSTLMLLLLQQYGVRKLEFLIAILVSLIATCFLVELGYSKPNSSEVVRGLFVPELKGNGATGLAISLLGAMVMPHNLFLHSALVLSRKVPRSVHGIKEACRFYMIESAFALTIAFLINISIISVSGAVCGSDNLSPEDQMNCSDLDLNKASFLLKNVLGNWSSKLFAVALLASGQSSTITGTYAGQYVMQGFLDLRMTPWIRNLLTRSLAILPSLIVSIIGGSSAAGQLIIIASMILSFELPFALVPLLKFTSSRTKMGQHTNSKAISVITWGIGSFIVVINTYFLITSFVKLLLHNGLSTVSQVFSGIFGFLGMLIYMAAILYLVFRKNRKATLPLLEGDSTVRIVGRDTATEGEGSLGHLPREDISSMQLPQQRTASDLD is encoded by the exons atgagCGGCCCAATGCAACGCTCGTCGCAGCCACAGTTTATCTCTAGCGTCGAGCGGAACAATCAATCGAATGGTCCTGGCACTCCTCTTATTGACAGCATAGATGTTGATCAGATTGTTATTCCAGAG AAAAATAGTTGGAAGAACCTATTTTCATACATAGGGCCCGGATTTCTTGTCTCTATTGCGTATATTGATCCTGGAAATT TTGAGACAGACCTACAGGCTGGAGCACAGTACAAATATGAG CTTCTTTGGATCATACTTATTGCGTCATGTGCTGCTCTTATAATTCAATCACTTGCAGCTAGGCTAGGAGTCGTGACTG GGAAGCACCTGGCCGAGCATTGCAGAGCTGAATATCCAAAGGCTACAAATTTCATATTATGGATTCTTGCGGAACTAGCTGTAGTTGCATGCGACATTCCTGAAG TAATTGGAACTGCTTTTGCTTTGAACATGCTCTTTAAAATCCCTGTGTGGTGTGGTGTTCTGATAACTGGACTCAGCACTCTGATGCTACTGTTACTACAACAATATGGG GTCCGTAAACTGGAATTTCTGATAGCTATTCTGGTGTCATTAATAGCAACTTGTTTCTTAGTTGAGCTTGGGTATTCTAAACCAAATTCTTCAGAAGTTGTGAGGGGCCTTTTTGTTCCTGAACTTAAAGGGAATGGAGCCACAGGTCTTGCTATCTCACTACTTGGTGCTATGGTGATGCC GCATAATCTTTTTCTCCACTCAGCATTGGTACTATCAAGAAAAGTGCCACGGTCAGTTCATGGGATCAAA GAGGCATGTAGATTCTATATGATTGAAAGTGCATTTGCCCTCACGATAGCGTTCCTCATTAACATATCTATCATATCTGTTAGTGGTGCTGTCTGCGGGTCAGATAATTTGAGTCCTGAAGACCAGATGAATTGCAGTGATCTTGATCTTAACAAAGCTTCGTTTTTGTTAAAG AATGTCCTCGGAAACTGGAGCTCAAAGTTATTTGCAGTAGCCTTGTTGGCGTCTGGCCAGAGTTCTACAATTACAGGAACTTATGCGGGACAATATGTCATGCAG GGGTTTCTAGATCTTCGGATGACACCCTGGATACGGAACCTTCTAACTAGGTCCTTGGCAATTCTGCCAAGTCTGATTGTTTCGATAATTGGAGGTTCCTCAGCAGCTGGACAGTTGATTATCATTGCATCG ATGATACTGTCATTTGAGCTTCCTTTTGCTCTAGTTCCACTCCTAAAATTCACAAGCAGCAGGACAAAAATGGGGCAGCACACAAATTCAAAAGCC ATTTCTGTGATAACATGGGGAATTGGTTCGTTTATCGTTGTCATCAACACCTACTTCCTGATAACAAGCTTTGTCAAGCTGCTTCTCCACAACGGTCTATCGACTGTATCCCAAGTATTCTCCGGGATATTCGGTTTCCTGGGGATGCTCATATACATGGCTGCAATTCTCTACCTCGTTTTCCGGAAGAACAGGAAAGCTACCCTGCCATTGCTGGAGGGCGATTCGACGGTCCGCATAGTAGGTCGCGACACGGCCACTGAAGGAGAAGGTTCTCTTGGCCATCTGCCCCGGGAGGACATCTCCAGCATGCAGCTTCCTCAGCAGCGAACTGCTTCTGATCTCGATTAG